aatgctgcaatattcttttctataattattcttcttcattttcagtaCATcaactgaggtttgaacccagggtaacaaaTATCGCAGCTataggctctaccacagagctataaACCTTATGAatgcaatagaaagataaacatatagttgtgaaagactgcataaatatcctagacgataacatatgatatgcgataataaaatatttagatatatctcgtggctcaatgttagagcatcggcgttgcatgCTGAATgcctggggatcgattcccatacgagttaaacaaaatacaaaattacttcaaaaaatatccagatattacacgatgttccttgaatctcagttgaagaattcaaagagtgtaaaaaatagtaattgaatacttacagataaacgataaaccgatagaaacaatgcttaccatcaaaggtgaaaaaacaaatacagcaaaccaaaaaaaaaaagttgataaatgtaatgtgtgtgtgtgtgtaaaatgtgtgaacacagctaacccagacaatgaaagaaacaagttttgcaaaaaatattttataaaaaaaattttattgacaattctctgcacattgcaattatttttgcaactttaaaaaggcacaatagccctttcaaaagttgccgtcaacccaggcagggggagacactgccttgttgacccaccggggagattacccggtgattggctaagagaagccggaagaagagctgaagatttggaacatttttacaggagcgattaacctttagttcggatttgtgggtagccacgtcgccctccgtgaacacatcatcggactaagcggacctccacgtcccctttccggccagagccctccaaacctcggtatatgttgtttttatatataccgtacagtaggggcatgaccccctacgggcttattatgagtcaaggggaaacggggcttcagaaaagaagggagcccagatatgcacttcaatttttttaatatcaaataccgtctggggaatccgaattaagtatagaaatgtcatgtcatccatccaatcaatacaatttattcagtgtcttgccccaaccaagaatcttttcagatccaatgttactattaacctatattgagaaaagaaaaacaacaccattaaacatattaattgttgaccatgtaacttacatgactcatagattcaacttctggtggaagcttgggaaaggacatacaaattgcagattaacatcattgtataaggttcttgaatgataaactagcacctgtagaatgttgcattgttgatagttgtgttcccagtacatgaaaatcctttcctattggataaaattttttttggtagattagacctggttggcaaaaaggaggagaagttcttcgtcataaatttaaaattatttgaagaaaaatcctttcatacctaaagagtccatgtatgatgttcattgctgcaatgccagtgaagtgaaacatctttagggccatttaagtacccagcttcaccaacactctgagtgtaaaggacaagttgttctttagcaagggaagcagaattatttgaggcttctagctgtgacagaactataaaggattgctgttgtactggattcattaacacaagatggtacttctcattaggcaatttgcattactctattaatttacctcacaccttaacggtaatgcactctcagtgttttttcatctgtaggctcactcttccatcctgtaacacttccagacttgacttgatcccccactaaaattctgtgaatgcaaaataatagcattaaaaatactttttcgatagacaaaaaaccgagaaGTACCTAacccatgttttatgttgaactcatgctatttctgggtttccgtaccacacctattttcagcccaaatacggtcccacaattgttcacttccttcgctgcatggacttattactaacaattcttttagtgcagcactaacagaatttaactttaacaagctgtcaggtggtagactgaataactaagcaataaataattgtttgttaaaattctatacttattttgaattcttatttgaaaagtttaggtacctgactgtgttcgcctaatgccaattcatcctcatgttcagttagggatgagtttggaaaaacctccttcactgtttggaaactgttccattccaatttgttcttttcccctagctgagcttgtagtatcaaaatttgaactacaaaacacaaatgaataaaagcaaataaatagaatcattacgtattaggccttaccatccttagctttgctgttatctaatattttgtgttgttccaataattgggcctgcagcttcataatttgatctaataaacaataattaataattgaaaaccaatataataatgttgatacttaccatccttttgttgtattatcttatccatttttcaattgttcctccagccacgcgttattctccatccacgttactgaactaactgcgaatggcatccaatggactgaaattgcctacgccagtaataacgagtctaagcggtagatggctacgtgtcggaaaaaaagaaaaaagtgtgattttttttttggcgaaatttttttttttttttgtgtaaaacggattgccataatattCTGAATTTTTGAACCAATTCCAACGAgggtcagtttttgcaggtttttgatgcaattttcccacggtcattttctgcgtttatttcaaaaactataaggccaattgaaaactaaatttgatttccgtgatcagcgTTTAATTCTGAATGGAAGTCAtgtattttgtgaaaatcttCCAAAAACGGAATCTCTTCGAATtctagaaaaataacaaggagTAATCCACATCGAgcgctgatttcgattccgGGATTAGTTTTCTCGTTCATCTAGccgttttttttaagaaagtAAAATGTGTTTTAAAGTCAGGTTTATTTTCAAGACCAACAATTTGACGCAAAAAAACTATGATGCCAATTGAAAGATAAATTTGATTGCTATGATCaccattgaattttgaatcaatttcGTGTATTCTAATCCACATTTGGCCAAATATTAAATGCGATAATTAATGTTAAACATTTCCTTGTTTCAATATAACTTTATTACACCATTTGATCAGATAATTTAAAGCAGGGTGCGAAAACTCATAGTAAGAGAACTAGTATAAAAATGTTAATATTTGCTTGCAATCAATAATGAATCTGCCGCCTTGTACACGTCATCCAAGTACTACTTCATAACATTGGCTCCAGAATGAGCCACCTGAAAAGTAACGCAAAGActtagtttttgtttcatcgttTTTAATAAGAGCAATCTTACTTGAACGTAAAATAATAGGTAAGGTGTAAGGGCAGAAGTTCGTGGTTTACGGCTCAGGAGATCCTCGAGTTCTCGCATTCGTAGTACACGGATGACTTCATCGTCGCATTCCAGCCAAACATCCTCTGCCGTGCTACTGCTATTCACGTTACTGGCCCCGATAGGACTCTCTCTACCAGAACATTCTTTTTCGGAATATTCCGGAAATAGTTTACGTGGCCTGGGACTGCAGCAGTCAATAGACCTGCGAatatgggaaaaaaataggCCACAAGTGGTAAAAAATTCTAattggtaaacaaaaagtcaacAGGCTTACTTGCACAAAGATAGAGGTGCAGCGCCTCCAGAATTGTTGATCGATTCTGTGTTAAGAGCAGTGCTAGATTTGGGCTTAAAAAATCGCAATATACCTCCCCCGCTATTACTATTGCCAGTATTCCGTTCGGCATTCGGCCTGTTAGTATTCGGTGACAATGAACTAGGCATCGCTTTGGCTCGAGGACATGAAGCATAGTCAGCTATAGAGGGGCATACCCTGGTATAAGCTACATAATGCCCTGATGCCATTGTCGCCCCCAAATGCATAATAATAGCATAAAGTTTATAAGAATGTAGTGGTGTTTCAGGGATGGCTTGGCAATGTTCGCAGAAGCAGTCCAACTGCATAGGAGTCGGCATATAGTCGTTAACCTTCGACGTGTGAACTGTTGATCTAAACAAGAAACAATTCACTAAATATAGGTTTTATAAATTTGGAACATGTACAATAATTTATAGTAAATTCTGAAAACAAGATTGGCTGAGAATCAAAGTTGCCATACCCGAACGACAGGGAAAAGCGTTTTAGTTGGAGTACTAGAAGACGTGGTAATTTTTCATAGTGAACTGAGCGACGGGCTTCATTATAACGAACGCATTGTTCACACCAGTATTTATTTGTGTCACGTAAGAAGTCCACCTCCATTAATGTAGAAGCAAAGAACGCAGACGGACTTTGCGGCACTTCATCTCCAGAAGGACAGTCATTAGTAATGGGAACACATATATCCATAAAAGATTCCTTTCTTTCCGTTACGTATTCACACTCCAAGCAGGTAGTTCTTAAAACGGTTACTCCTTCAAAACTTTCAGAAATAAAATCGCGGGTTTCTGATGCGggattgtttgtttcttctaCCACCACCTGCAATAGATATGGATACTTTAATTCAATGGAATAACATTTCTTATTccatgagaaaagaaaagtatgaACCTTTGGAAGTTGGTCATGGTCAGCGGCTGAATTTATAGGGCTGTTGGAAAAGGAACTATTGCCAGATCCCCGTTTTCCTTTCttaacatctttttctttctcggcaaaaatctttttactcttttttttcttctcagaGTTTTGTTTACCTCTTTTAATAACGCTTAAGTCAGTATTGTTTTGCTCAGCATTCATGCCGGCTTCGGAGTTCTCGTCAAGCGACTTATTTTGAGCTTTGTCGACTAGTTGGCACGCTTCACGTAAGTAATCTAGAGAACAAACGAGAAGTTCGTGGGCGTCTTGCTGTTGATTTCCTTGGAAAAGTGGATTTACCTCTCGCAACGCTTGCAAGAACGCATCAGCTTGGAACGGTTCGTTCAAGTCACCCTTTTGTTCGGCATTGTGCAGCGTCTGAAGAAGTTCGTGTAAACGTTCAGTCAATAcaagagtttttcttttagcagGATTAATTTGAACGTTGTTTTCATCGATGATACTTGGTGCCAAGGAAGACAGGGACTTGGTTCTCAGACCAGGACTGCCAGATGAAAgaaatcccatttttttctcattggcTCCTAGTGACGAGAGCAATTTTTTCTCAGTCAAATCGGTAGCTAAGTGATGCAGAAGGTGTGCAAACCCTGGTGTGAACCTCAGTGTATATAAGACGCTGTTTAAAAAACAGGTGTTGCCAAGGTTAAGCAATGTTGCTACAGGTGGAAGAAAAggtggtttttcatttaaaggtGGCTCTAGTCTTAGAGGTCTTTCGCGCTCGTAAACATCAATCTCTCCATTCATATCCATACGACTGTACGGCGGAGTTATGAGGCCCATTCCACTTCCAGTGTAGGACACATGTAAACTCATGGGGTCAAGCAAATTTGGCCgaatattttgcattttttgagATATGTTTTCTTTGCTTGTAGAAGGAAATGGAGCTAAAGGGAAAATATAaatgattaagaaaaaacTGAATAGCCATCCATGTTTAGATACAAAGGACACATCCTAGTTAAAATACGAAAATGAGAATATTAGAAATATTCAATCGATGGATGTTAAGGCAATTTCAGATCTAATAATAAGAGTTTAATGTTAGCAGTAACCTCTTCATAAGTAACGAGATAGCAGTACAGAGAAAACTCCTGTCTTGGTTTCTTAtatcaataacaaaaattatttgcaGTAATGTACGTTACCTCTCTTGGAATGATTTATGGAACCAAGGAATTTCTGCCCTTTGAGTGATAACCTCAATCTTTTATGTGGTGGGCTCAGGTTGGCTGTTGATTCATCTACAGATAAGGTGTGGTAGCATGGAGAAATGGAGGAATTATCAGTCTCCAGAATGTTTTTGGGGCGAACTGTCATTCTGCCTTAAAGAGGAAACCAAGGTTTGGCTGTAGGATTAGCACACATCATAGAAGTTAAATCACAAGCAATATTTTGGTAGGCGATCTGTCAAATAACTAAATCAAATCGTATTTTTTacggaaaaaaataagcttttgaaaatttatgtCTTACTTGGCTGACTTCATGTGGAATGCCGATAGGAGCGAAGACACAGAAAATACAACACTgaagaaaatacaaacaaaacaatagttTCAGGAACAATACTCGTAAATTTCACAACTAGCCGTTCTTATTTTCATGGGActacagaatttttttcccacttgTAAAGAAAGGAACCACTTTTGCTAATTGTGAATAAGAATCAGACTCAGAACTGGTATCCTGAGTGTCACACGACTGACACGACTATTCCTTATGTTCAAGCCAGTGCATATAGATCCAGGGCCCTCCGCTGGCTACCTAGCAATACTCGCAAGTAAGCCTTACTTAATAAATAAGGCCTACTAAGATTCACTTCACGAACTGGATGAAAGGAACAGGCTATATCGCGTACTTGGGACGTGGGAAGATATAACATGGAAATAACGTGGAAACAAGCTGGTATCAGCCGTCGCGGAGGTACATTACGTTATTAGGTACGGTCCTGGCGGTCGTGAGCGTGCAGCATTTCTGGATTTTCCCCATACAAGTAAGTGTACTAACCTCAATGACTGGAGCACTCTGGCGGTCTAAAACATGTCAAATACCGGAGTGTACTGGCGATCTGAGCCGCACCACCATCTCTGGAACTTAACGTGCGTAGCTCAAGTGGTTTTGGGTTTTGCATGCGTTACTACTCCTGGTATACTTCATGCATATCGATGGCAAATAGCTTTTAGCAGGCTTTAACTTTTAGAAATAGTTTAAGAAAATAGTAATGGCAAAAACCGACGGATTAATCGTAAAGATGGATTACATTGTAGGCCTACTGAGTGACTGATAAcattcgggggggggggagggatgaaaaatgaaacaaaataattgcCACACGACTAGCAATTTAATCATTTCCCTCGAATAATCTTTCTCGTACTTCTAACTTTTTAAATATGCCGAAAAATGTTGGCCAGTTTCAATTATCGAAACCTGGACTTTATTGGTATTATTGGTGTTACCGTGACATCTATAATAATCACCCATTCTCAGACTAAAGATTTATTGAAGTTATGCACTCAATATTTTCCAGGAACAGCAGAAGgctattgaaataaaagaatttcgtGGAATGATAATCCAGGGAATAACCATATgaagaattccattaaaacaTAGTGACGGCAACATTAGGTTTTCTGTACATGATTTATAAAAGCTATTGGACTCCATTTTAAATTCAAGTGTTCCAGGTGATATTAAGAAGTCTGCGGAGAAAATTAATTGGTTTTGCCAACCTGGAGGAAGTTGTGATCTGTATCCAAGAGTGATAGAACTCCACCCACGAGATGTAAAGAACCGGTGACTAGTACATCTAACTGCACAgcgtaaaatgaaatacaaaatacCCAAATACAATTTTTACCTGTTTCGCAAAATTTCTTACCTCGCCAGTTTCATTGTCGACTAGTTCAGTATTGACATAATCAAGAGCTGAGCTTATCGTGGGTAAAGCTACAACAATTTGCTTCTGCGATGATGTACCATTGGATCTAAAACCATTTTCGAGCCAGGCATCACTGTTAACATTACTCCTGCGGACTGTTATTTCAACGAATCCACTTTTAAAAACATAGTTATCAAAAATTATATCACAGATTTATGTCTAACCTTGTTGATCTTTAGTCACCATAAGGTTCAGTAAATCTAGACAAATGAGAACAACATCAATGTAGAGAAGAAGTGCCAATGAAGAAGTAACATACTGACCTTTAGATGCTGATTCATTATCTATGCAAATAATATTTGAACAGAATATTGCAACGTCGAACTGGCAGCGTATTAAAGGTGCAAGTAGCAAACTGGCATTTCGATCACCTGTTGTATTGAACATCAACACTCTCTTTCGTCTACTTAGAAAGCATTAGATATGCGGAAATAATTAAATGAAAGGATTGAAAAGGCACACTACCTTCGATTTGATGAAGTCGCATGTAGAAACCACTCAACGCAAGCCTCAATGCTCTCTGGTGTATGCGCACCGTCAACATAAAAAGTTGCGCCCTTCAGACGAAGAATTTGAGAGCGACCCGGCCAGAAAGTTTGAGCTAATCCCAGGGCATCAGGTAAATggatttgaaatggtaaagCACGGACTGGAAAGATAAACTTTTCTTGCTCAGCGGGTCCACTTTCAATTTTAGGGTTTAAAAATGCACGGCTCAACTGTAGGGCCAAAGAGGCATTTTTCCTTTGGACCTTTCCAGACAAACCTAAGTTGATTTGGTAAGGAGCCCAATGATATTCGTCAAGTGAAGGTACAATATACAAAGGACACTGTGAAGAGTTATAAAGTACAACCATCACTTGGCTTTGTGGGATAAAAAAGACTGATGAAATAAAATACCTTGATTTCTAATGCTTTCTCAGCTAGTATGTGCAAGCTTTCTCCAGGTTGATCACTGACAGTATAGGTGGGCACTGAGGGCTTCATAATTCCTGCTTTATGAAAAGCTATTTTTTCCACAGTGTTACCTAATAAGCTAACATGATCCAGTCCCAATGAAGTGATGCCTACAACCACTGGTTTTCTAAGGTAATTGGATATAGTCTAATGCATGAGCAGgttattgaatatttttctgCAAACTTGTTTACCTTATGACATTTGTACAATCATAAAGTCCACCTATGCCTACTTCAAAAACAGCCACTTCAACTTCCTCATTcaagaaaacataaaatgcCATAATAGTCATAAATTTGAAGTAAGCTGGCATGTCATGTTCATCATCCTATGACAAATGTTATACATGTAAGTTCTTCTATAACTATTActattgatttaaaaataatagtaccatataattttttaatggaTTGTAGACTTCCCAGAAGTATCTGGCAAATTCCTCTTTGCTCAGTGGTTTTCCGTTTATTCTAATTCTTTCACGCACCTCAATTAGATGAGGTGAGGAATAAAATCCTGTTTTCAAGCCATGGTGACGAAGTATTGATTCACAAAATGCACAGGTTGATCCTTTGCCCTtggaagtagaaaaaaaaaatcagcatgTTATTCACAACCacaatttaaatattcatcCACCTTAGTACCAGAAACATGGATAATTTTGAGTTGTTGATCAATTTTGTCAAGTGATATTCCTAGACGATTAAGGTACTTTTCGGTGAAGGGAACATTTGTGATTGCTTGTCTATCTTTCTGTAGCCGGGCTTTTTCGAGAACAGACGCATTAGACTGCAGGGAGTTAAGAGTTTCTACAGCAGCCTGTTTAATACGCAAAATTGTGCAAAATCAATATGCGAACATTGACAACGAACTGTCGACTTACCTCGTAATTATTTTCCTTGTAACATGAGAATGTTTTAAGATCCGCATAATCCATCGTTAAAAACTTTGTCTTGCTAAATGGTTTTAAAGCATGCAATATAGAGAAATTTAATCTCTTAACCGAATAAGTAAACAAGACATGCATGGTTATTGTTGAACGTTGCCAGAAAAGTCAAATTGAAACGTGCGGGAATTTGCGTTTCACCATCGGCCACGCCCCCGCTCTTTGGTGTGGGCGTGGCcacccttcccactttttcatttgtggtcaaatttcaaattctgcTTAGAATATGATTTCAATTCTAACTAaacatagaaaataaaaaataaaattggagCGCTGacaacattttgtttcgtttctttaaaaacgacTTGTTTAACGAAAAAAGCAATCAGTTAATCGATATTAGCGTACATAGCAAGTCTGCTATGTATTTTTTCGTATAGCAACAataaaatcaattttcattaaattaaaaatcaatcattttcGATTGATTAATCTAAAACGTCTCGAATCGCGTATATCGTTATAGCATTTGATTTtgcttcttgtttttctcacACCAAAAACGGGTCCCAAGTAACTTTTACTATCATGTGCCTTTTTCATAGTATATTGTAATTAGGGGTACATAAAGCCAAAGCGTAATACAGAATAATGGAATTTCATCAAGCTTACGTGGAGGTATAACAAGAagcttttgtttattttgttgcattttttaaatatcagaagattaaaaactaaaacaatTTTAGTTGTCATTCGTGGAGAGAGGAAAAACGTTCAGCGATCTTCAAACTTCGGTCGCGGTTTTGCATTCACCGTCGTGAGCCTTCGTAACAGAAGACTTTGCATTTCCGCACAAACCCTTTGTCTTGACACCCAATACACATTCGTTGGAGTACGTTTTGCCGTCTGTTCCACAAACTGGTTGATAGTTTTTCTTGCAATTGCAGCTAGGATCTTGATCTTGTGGCactgaaataacaaaaataaggaGATGTTATTGAATacctatttttaaagaaaagtaatAGAGAACAATACACCTACTTCCTTGAACGCCCATCTGGTTGCTGAGCAAcacaaatgaaataagaatgatgaaaaatacaaCTGTGCTTGTGTGTTtctgtattttgaaaaacaccaCGTTCAAATTAAACGAATCATAATTAGTAAAAAACTTGGGGAAACATTTCAAAActaagtttttgaaaaataccattttgaattaaacGGTGGCTTAGGTGGGGCTATCGTTATAGCTGCTGCGAAAAAATGGAGAACGTTTCCTGTTTTGTAAGCTTGACAAGTAGGGATGACCGTCGCACTAACAATGGATAACTGAGCTCTGTTGGTGTCCAAGCGACTTATATATATGCGAAAGATTTTAACCACCCCATCCATCAAGTCGTAGCCAAATGGAAGAACGTAAGGTTTCATCGCTAGCGGGCTCTCTTTTGGTTGGTGGATGCTTATAAGGAATTTTATTATTGTGGAAAACATAACCTGCGATTCCAGGTTATCCGCTTCAGTCAGTACAATCTAAAATTCACCTTGGCGCAACAATAACACGCACAAGAAAGTGTCACGAACAAGTAAGCTTAGTTTCTCTTGGGACAGTGTAACAAATGAATCCATATTTGACGACTCACAATTATTCAAAACAATGTCAATATTTGGATTTCGAAAGTTTTATTAAACACCAATAGTACGAAATTCAAGAGCCGAAACATGGAATGCGACACATGGCATGTTTCACGATAACTCTTAAAACAGGAGGCTACATCATAGCGTCTATTTAATTCCGGCTTGTAACCGTTTGAAATACATCGTACATTATGCATTTGTCAGTGGGAAACGGGGCGATAAAGAAACCCATGAGATATTACAAGGTGACTGGtatgaaaacgaaatgagaaccaaaaccaaaataatCTAACATTCAACATCATGAAAAATGCAACTTCTATCCTTCTGAAAAACGGATGTCAGTTAACTCTACAGAGCAGGACGCATCACACAAAGCAAGTCTATGtcaagtgaaagaaaactgaTTACAATAAAGTATCAAGGCTAGGGCGAAACGTTTCCTCcggtttttttccttttaaaaagttgtttttgaGTCCTTGCCAAccaggaaaaaagaagattggTTGCTTGGCGAGATTAGTCACGGAAATTGCACTCGTCTCCATTAATGGATTCAAATAAACCAGCTGTTTCTAGCCAACGTTTCAGGTTCCAGTCCAAGCCGTTATCGGTGCCTTCGTTGTCATCTCGCTCGTTGGTTGCAttgtttaataaatttttaatgcttCGTTCGTCCCGATTCCAGAATTCCGAGAGTTAACGTCAACATGACAaagtaaaataatttaaaatctctttagtttttaattttcccACAACATACATTTGTACACAGGTGCCTGGAAATCATCGATCCAGATGGTTATTCATactttaatcattcttgttcaCCGATTGGTATTCCTGAAATGCGGAACACCAACTCATGTtcagaaatttgaaaataacatttaagGCGCGATAAACAAATTcgcaacaataacaaaataacACGACGATAAAACAGGGGAACACTTTCTTTGTGGCAGGTGCTTTTTGTTCCTTGTTCTTTTGCACGACatacattattttttcattgttgtctGAACGCGTTCACTACGACGGTCGCAAAAAGGACGTAAATTAAGGCAGAAGAACACAATTTTTCACCTGTTGCAGCTGTATTTTCTTGTTTACATTCACCTTCGTAAGACTCGCTGACGAGTGACTTTATCGTTCCGCATTTTGTAGTCAGAACTCTCAGACAGCCTTCGTTTACATAAGTGTTTCCATCTGTTCCGCAAACTGGGGCCCAGAGTTTGCTACAGGCACATTGAGGTTCGATTTCTTTCGGAACTTCTTGCGAAACTGCGAGTGACAATAATTCCGTTTTGCGTTCAACTGAAAAGACGGATGAATAGTATTGAATCGTATAATACCTCCTTGGGCGCCCGACCAGTTGTTTATCAGAATACAATAGACAACTATGAAATGTAAAGCGGTGCTGCCGAGCTTCTATcggtcaaagaaaaagaaattcaatgtcGCGTGATGAACAAAATGTTGAATTGCGCTAATTGGATATACCATTGGAATGATTAAGCGCATTTTCCCGTTGCTAGATGGGCTAAATGTTAGCAAATGAAGAGCTGTTAGC
This genomic stretch from Daphnia carinata strain CSIRO-1 chromosome 4, CSIRO_AGI_Dcar_HiC_V3, whole genome shotgun sequence harbors:
- the LOC130687403 gene encoding uncharacterized protein LOC130687403 translates to MRLIIPMKLGSTALHFIVVYCILINNWSGAQGVSQEVPKEIEPQCACSKLWAPVCGTDGNTYVNEGCLRVLTTKCGTIKSLVSESYEGECKQENTAATGEKLCSSALIYVLFATVVVNAFRQQ
- the LOC130687395 gene encoding ubiquitin carboxyl-terminal hydrolase 1-like, which encodes MTVRPKNILETDNSSISPCYHTLSVDESTANLSPPHKRLRLSLKGQKFLGSINHSKRAPFPSTSKENISQKMQNIRPNLLDPMSLHVSYTGSGMGLITPPYSRMDMNGEIDVYERERPLRLEPPLNEKPPFLPPVATLLNLGNTCFLNSVLYTLRFTPGFAHLLHHLATDLTEKKLLSSLGANEKKMGFLSSGSPGLRTKSLSSLAPSIIDENNVQINPAKRKTLVLTERLHELLQTLHNAEQKGDLNEPFQADAFLQALREVNPLFQGNQQQDAHELLVCSLDYLREACQLVDKAQNKSLDENSEAGMNAEQNNTDLSVIKRGKQNSEKKKKSKKIFAEKEKDVKKGKRGSGNSSFSNSPINSAADHDQLPKVVVEETNNPASETRDFISESFEGVTVLRTTCLECEYVTERKESFMDICVPITNDCPSGDEVPQSPSAFFASTLMEVDFLRDTNKYWCEQCVRYNEARRSVHYEKLPRLLVLQLKRFSLSFGSTVHTSKVNDYMPTPMQLDCFCEHCQAIPETPLHSYKLYAIIMHLGATMASGHYVAYTRVCPSIADYASCPRAKAMPSSLSPNTNRPNAERNTGNSNSGGGILRFFKPKSSTALNTESINNSGGAAPLSLCKSIDCCSPRPRKLFPEYSEKECSGRESPIGASNVNSSSTAEDVWLECDDEVIRVLRMRELEDLLSRKPRTSALTPYLLFYVQVAHSGANVMK
- the LOC130687396 gene encoding folylpolyglutamate synthase, mitochondrial-like isoform X2 — its product is MFLGKGSTCAFCESILRHHGLKTGFYSSPHLIEVRERIRINGKPLSKEEFARYFWEVYNPLKNYMDDEHDMPAYFKFMTIMAFYVFLNEEVEVAVFEVGIGGLYDCTNVIRKPVVVGITSLGLDHVSLLGNTVEKIAFHKAGIMKPSVPTYTVSDQPGESLHILAEKALEIKCPLYIVPSLDEYHWAPYQINLGLSGKVQRKNASLALQLSRAFLNPKIESGPAEQEKFIFPVRALPFQIHLPDALGLAQTFWPGRSQILRLKGATFYVDGAHTPESIEACVEWFLHATSSNRSRRKRVLMFNTTGDRNASLLLAPLIRCQFDVAIFCSNIICIDNESASKDLLNLMVTKDQQVRRSNVNSDAWLENGFRSNGTSSQKQIVVALPTISSALDYVNTELVDNETGELDVLVTGSLHLVGGVLSLLDTDHNFLQVGKTN
- the LOC130687396 gene encoding folylpolyglutamate synthase, mitochondrial-like isoform X1, whose product is MHVLFTYSVKRLNFSILHALKPFSKTKFLTMDYADLKTFSCYKENNYEAAVETLNSLQSNASVLEKARLQKDRQAITNVPFTEKYLNRLGISLDKIDQQLKIIHVSGTKGKGSTCAFCESILRHHGLKTGFYSSPHLIEVRERIRINGKPLSKEEFARYFWEVYNPLKNYMDDEHDMPAYFKFMTIMAFYVFLNEEVEVAVFEVGIGGLYDCTNVIRKPVVVGITSLGLDHVSLLGNTVEKIAFHKAGIMKPSVPTYTVSDQPGESLHILAEKALEIKCPLYIVPSLDEYHWAPYQINLGLSGKVQRKNASLALQLSRAFLNPKIESGPAEQEKFIFPVRALPFQIHLPDALGLAQTFWPGRSQILRLKGATFYVDGAHTPESIEACVEWFLHATSSNRSRRKRVLMFNTTGDRNASLLLAPLIRCQFDVAIFCSNIICIDNESASKDLLNLMVTKDQQVRRSNVNSDAWLENGFRSNGTSSQKQIVVALPTISSALDYVNTELVDNETGELDVLVTGSLHLVGGVLSLLDTDHNFLQVGKTN